One region of Lebetimonas natsushimae genomic DNA includes:
- a CDS encoding phosphoribosylaminoimidazolecarboxamide formyltransferase codes for MLQPIIDHQKEVKEIYKKMKFLRDNFNMQNPDAFYEELLDLIKEIRKELDYHFNLQFYSVTNEKAKKFVMENKLVRDMLFRMLDFIKAKCVEKSMDAFLKFDDFEEILRAYFKKEKGLFIQELKSVLNEEELKEIEENLQKLI; via the coding sequence ATGTTACAGCCGATAATAGACCATCAAAAAGAGGTTAAAGAAATTTATAAAAAAATGAAATTTTTAAGGGATAATTTTAATATGCAAAACCCGGATGCTTTTTATGAAGAACTTTTGGATCTCATTAAAGAAATAAGAAAAGAATTGGATTATCATTTTAATCTGCAGTTTTATTCAGTAACAAATGAAAAAGCTAAAAAATTTGTTATGGAAAATAAACTGGTCAGGGATATGCTTTTTAGAATGCTTGATTTCATTAAAGCAAAATGCGTTGAAAAATCTATGGATGCATTTTTGAAATTTGATGATTTTGAAGAGATTTTAAGGGCTTATTTTAAAAAAGAAAAAGGGCTTTTTATTCAGGAATTGAAATCTGTTTTGAATGAAGAGGAATTAAAAGAGATTGAAGAAAATTTGCAAAAATTGATTTAA
- a CDS encoding radical SAM protein, protein MDIDKLTYGPVPSRRLGRSLGINNIPAKVCSYACIYCQLGNTLKMSIERKSFYNPEDIYLSAKKRISSLKEKNEKIDYVAFVPDGESTLDINLAKEANLLKEFNIKLAIITNGSLMYREDVQNDLMQFEWISLKVDSAVKSVWKKIDRPHGKLNFEDIKKGYIDFSKKYKGLLNTETMLVKNINDDEESLKKTAEFIKTLNPNKAYISIPIRPPAENNIQIPDDEDINRAYLIFNSYGLNTELLVQYEGNNFTYTNDFEKDLLAITSVHPIREDALEKFLQKSNASWKDVENLIKKQLIKKTFYNKHYYFSRILKKSNS, encoded by the coding sequence ATGGATATAGATAAACTAACTTACGGACCAGTTCCTTCAAGAAGACTCGGAAGAAGCCTCGGAATAAACAATATTCCGGCAAAAGTATGTTCATACGCCTGTATTTACTGCCAACTCGGAAACACTTTAAAAATGAGTATTGAAAGAAAATCTTTTTATAATCCGGAAGATATTTATTTAAGCGCAAAAAAAAGAATTTCTTCTTTAAAAGAAAAAAACGAAAAAATCGATTATGTTGCGTTTGTTCCGGATGGAGAATCAACTTTGGATATAAATTTGGCAAAAGAAGCAAATCTTTTAAAAGAATTTAACATTAAACTTGCAATAATAACCAACGGCTCTTTAATGTACAGGGAAGATGTGCAAAACGATTTAATGCAATTTGAGTGGATCAGTTTAAAAGTAGACTCAGCTGTTAAATCTGTCTGGAAAAAGATAGATAGACCTCATGGAAAACTAAATTTTGAAGATATTAAAAAAGGATACATTGATTTTTCAAAAAAATACAAAGGGTTATTAAATACCGAAACAATGCTTGTAAAAAACATAAATGACGATGAAGAATCACTTAAAAAAACAGCCGAATTTATAAAAACTCTAAATCCTAATAAAGCTTATATTTCAATTCCCATCCGACCGCCTGCTGAGAATAATATCCAAATTCCAGATGATGAAGATATAAACAGAGCTTACTTGATTTTTAATAGTTACGGGTTAAATACCGAACTTTTGGTTCAATACGAAGGCAATAATTTTACTTATACAAATGATTTTGAAAAAGATTTGCTTGCTATTACTTCAGTCCATCCTATAAGAGAAGACGCTCTTGAAAAATTTTTACAAAAATCCAATGCTTCATGGAAAGATGTTGAAAACCTTATAAAAAAACAACTAATAAAAAAAACTTTTTATAATAAGCATTACTATTTTTCAAGAATTTTAAAAAAATCTAATTCTTGA
- a CDS encoding DUF2018 family protein, which produces MDFFDENKSPKDKFFEIVFNANRNLVIEELEELIKRMAALEILAEECFGDEVDQKINEIIFNKLDELEETETDLYIDTMAKILTKNE; this is translated from the coding sequence ATGGATTTTTTTGATGAGAATAAATCACCAAAAGACAAATTTTTTGAAATTGTTTTTAATGCAAACAGAAATTTGGTAATAGAAGAACTTGAAGAATTAATTAAAAGAATGGCGGCACTTGAAATACTGGCTGAAGAGTGTTTTGGTGATGAGGTAGATCAAAAAATAAATGAAATTATTTTTAATAAATTAGACGAACTTGAAGAAACGGAAACTGATTTATATATAGATACAATGGCTAAAATTCTTACAAAAAATGAATAA
- a CDS encoding polyprenyl synthetase family protein, translating into MYFDILDDMFKDFEEYKDIQKGKGVRGKLITIINPDAQKLAAVVEAIHLASLLHDDVIDEADMRRGVKSINAKYGEFTAVMLGDIIYSRAFYELTDFGEKIAKTVSNAVYLLSQGELEDVKLSSNINLDKNKYMQMIYKKTASLIEAACRAAALSKGYDENDFGLYGKNIGLAFQIVDDVLDITQDEKTLGKPNMHDFKEGKTTLPYIYLFEKLDNKDREKLKSLFKKDLSVDEKNWIKEKMQEEMVIEKCLLEAKNLVDGAKKAIEKYNIKDLELIADKIVNRSK; encoded by the coding sequence ATGTATTTTGATATTTTAGATGATATGTTTAAAGATTTTGAGGAATACAAAGATATTCAAAAAGGAAAAGGTGTTAGGGGAAAATTAATAACTATTATAAATCCTGATGCCCAGAAACTTGCAGCTGTAGTTGAGGCTATACATTTAGCAAGCCTTTTGCATGATGATGTAATTGACGAAGCAGATATGAGACGCGGGGTAAAATCCATAAATGCAAAATACGGGGAATTTACCGCTGTTATGCTAGGTGATATTATTTATTCAAGAGCTTTTTATGAACTGACGGATTTTGGGGAGAAGATAGCAAAAACTGTTTCAAATGCCGTTTATCTTCTCTCTCAGGGAGAGCTTGAAGATGTAAAACTATCAAGTAATATAAATCTTGATAAAAACAAATATATGCAGATGATTTATAAAAAAACCGCTTCTTTAATAGAAGCGGCGTGCAGAGCAGCCGCACTCTCAAAAGGATATGATGAAAATGATTTTGGACTTTATGGCAAAAATATAGGCTTGGCTTTTCAGATAGTTGATGATGTTTTGGATATTACCCAGGATGAAAAAACACTCGGTAAACCCAATATGCATGATTTTAAAGAAGGCAAAACAACCCTTCCTTATATTTATCTGTTTGAAAAACTGGATAATAAAGACAGAGAAAAATTAAAATCACTTTTTAAAAAAGATTTGAGTGTAGATGAAAAAAACTGGATAAAAGAAAAAATGCAAGAAGAGATGGTTATAGAAAAATGTTTATTGGAAGCTAAAAATTTGGTTGACGGGGCTAAAAAAGCCATCGAAAAATATAATATAAAAGATTTGGAATTAATAGCGGATAAAATTGTAAACAGGTCTAAATAA
- a CDS encoding ParA family protein, producing MIIAIYNIKGGVGKTTTSINLTFTAAKNNKVLLWDLDIQGASSYFFNKNPKKRKIFKKSIEKIIKNTKYPNIDIIPADTSLERYKNSIKTILQDLKSLYDIIIIDAPAVLSPLTKDIVKYSDIVIVPVLPNILSLRTYNQLLKENLNKNIKLFVNGYENKPTHKEIIKCVLKLPKSQYLKTYIPKDEKIEAMPFERMSVVEKYPKSPVSRAYEKLLKEII from the coding sequence TTGATAATTGCCATTTACAATATAAAAGGGGGCGTAGGAAAAACAACCACATCTATCAATCTCACATTTACTGCCGCAAAGAATAATAAAGTCTTACTTTGGGATTTGGATATTCAGGGTGCTAGCAGTTATTTTTTCAATAAGAATCCTAAAAAAAGAAAAATTTTTAAAAAATCTATTGAAAAAATAATCAAAAATACAAAATATCCAAATATTGACATAATTCCGGCTGATACTTCACTTGAGAGATATAAAAATTCAATTAAAACAATTTTACAGGATTTAAAAAGTTTATATGACATAATAATAATTGACGCACCGGCGGTATTAAGCCCCCTTACAAAAGATATTGTAAAATATTCCGATATTGTAATAGTACCAGTGTTACCAAATATATTATCGCTTAGAACTTATAATCAACTTTTAAAAGAAAATTTAAATAAAAATATAAAATTATTTGTAAACGGATATGAAAATAAACCTACACATAAAGAAATAATCAAATGCGTTTTAAAACTACCAAAATCACAATACCTAAAAACTTACATTCCAAAAGATGAAAAAATAGAAGCAATGCCGTTTGAGAGAATGAGTGTAGTGGAAAAATATCCCAAAAGTCCTGTAAGCAGGGCTTATGAAAAATTACTAAAAGAAATTATTTAG